In one Gemmatimonadota bacterium genomic region, the following are encoded:
- a CDS encoding AraC family transcriptional regulator — protein MRMLPERGCLTVAAVVAETDRPGLDAAGLGCFAVVHRSSLPAATRVIREHPIDAVVFSVHECAGQAVEDIDNLVRRFPDIPTVALVTRADPAAPETLLRLGATGVRHVVDVSGPNGWRRLRQLLAEPASRPAARILARVLDSIPDVPADARMFLEMMIRLAPSTSVARQLAAHARMRPSTMVSRFARAGLPSPKTYMAAIRLVYAAQFFENEGLSITDVAYRLECSSPQSFGRHLRAMLGITPGEFRRRFTFDSAIERFVALLVDPYRLAWGEFHPMELGRPGRPPVSGSAGQERRSRVLGGLVAKTTV, from the coding sequence ATGAGGATGTTGCCTGAACGAGGATGTCTGACGGTCGCCGCCGTGGTCGCGGAAACCGACCGGCCGGGGCTTGATGCGGCGGGCCTCGGGTGCTTTGCCGTGGTACACCGGTCCAGTTTGCCGGCGGCGACGCGGGTGATTCGGGAACATCCGATCGATGCGGTGGTGTTCTCGGTCCACGAGTGTGCCGGGCAGGCGGTCGAGGACATCGACAACCTCGTGCGTCGATTCCCCGACATTCCAACCGTGGCGCTGGTGACCCGAGCCGATCCAGCGGCACCGGAAACCCTCCTGCGGCTAGGGGCGACGGGGGTGCGTCACGTCGTGGATGTCAGCGGCCCCAATGGCTGGCGGCGACTCCGGCAACTACTGGCCGAACCGGCATCCCGTCCCGCCGCCCGCATTCTCGCGCGGGTGCTCGACTCGATCCCTGACGTTCCGGCGGACGCGAGGATGTTCCTCGAGATGATGATCCGGCTCGCTCCCTCGACCTCGGTGGCGCGCCAACTGGCGGCCCACGCCCGAATGCGGCCCAGTACCATGGTGTCGCGGTTTGCCAGGGCCGGACTACCGTCGCCGAAGACATACATGGCGGCCATCCGCTTGGTGTATGCCGCCCAGTTTTTCGAGAACGAAGGCCTCTCCATCACGGATGTGGCCTACCGGCTTGAGTGTTCCTCGCCCCAGAGCTTCGGCCGGCATCTTCGAGCCATGCTTGGGATTACCCCGGGTGAGTTCCGCCGCCGGTTCACGTTTGACTCGGCGATTGAACGGTTCGTTGCGTTACTGGTTGACCCGTATCGACTGGCGTGGGGCGAATTTCATCCGATGGAGCTTGGTCGGCCGGGCCGGCCCCCGGTATCGGGATCGGCGGGCCAAGAGAGACGTTCCAGGGTTCTCGGCGGATTAGTCGCGAAGACTACCGTTTAG
- a CDS encoding D-alanine--D-alanine ligase: protein MKVTVLTGGTSAERDVAVASAAQVVAALRSRGHVVAVVDTARGFVPEAAESKLLVTAVGVAPPSNQQLTDLERGLLLSGLAGLPVVRDAEVLFLALHGGRGEDGTIQAVLDVMGVPYTGSGALGSGLAMDKDLAKKLFRSAQIPTADWVMAPMTRERLGDRLGWPLVVKPSKQGSTVGLSVVKNPADLGEAIRLAFQYDDEVMLETFVPGRELTIGILDGKALAVGEIIPRHEIFDYECKYTPGMAEEIFPADLPPGIVAQCQAFGLAAHEALKLGGYSRVDFRLTPAGELSCLEVNTLPGMTATSLMPQSARAAGIDFPDLCERICLAAIGRGKVRS from the coding sequence ATGAAAGTCACCGTCCTGACGGGTGGCACTTCCGCCGAACGCGACGTGGCGGTCGCCTCGGCGGCACAGGTCGTTGCGGCACTCCGGAGCCGCGGTCACGTCGTGGCGGTCGTCGATACCGCTCGCGGCTTCGTTCCGGAGGCCGCCGAGTCGAAGCTCCTCGTCACCGCGGTCGGCGTCGCACCTCCATCCAACCAGCAGCTGACCGATCTCGAGCGGGGCCTCCTCCTCTCAGGCTTGGCCGGGCTTCCGGTCGTCCGCGACGCGGAGGTGCTGTTCCTTGCCCTCCACGGCGGCCGGGGCGAGGACGGGACCATTCAGGCCGTGCTTGATGTCATGGGAGTTCCATACACGGGGAGTGGCGCTCTTGGCAGCGGCTTGGCCATGGACAAGGACCTCGCCAAGAAACTGTTCCGATCGGCCCAGATTCCAACCGCCGATTGGGTGATGGCCCCCATGACCCGGGAGCGCCTTGGTGACCGGCTCGGATGGCCCCTGGTGGTCAAGCCAAGTAAACAGGGCTCTACGGTCGGGCTCAGTGTCGTCAAAAATCCGGCGGACCTTGGGGAGGCGATCCGCCTCGCCTTTCAGTACGACGACGAGGTGATGCTCGAGACCTTCGTGCCAGGCCGAGAGCTGACCATCGGGATTCTGGACGGCAAGGCCCTGGCAGTTGGTGAGATCATCCCTCGGCACGAGATCTTCGATTATGAGTGCAAATACACCCCGGGAATGGCCGAAGAGATTTTTCCGGCCGACTTGCCCCCAGGGATCGTCGCCCAATGCCAGGCGTTCGGGCTGGCCGCTCACGAGGCCCTGAAATTGGGAGGCTATAGCCGGGTCGATTTCCGGCTTACCCCTGCCGGGGAGCTCAGTTGCCTTGAGGTGAACACCCTGCCCGGAATGACGGCAACCAGTCTAATGCCCCAGTCGGCCCGGGCCGCCGGAATCGACTTCCCTGATCTTTGCGAGCGGATTTGCCTCGCCGCGATAGGTCGTGGTAAGGTTAGATCGTGA
- the dnaA gene encoding chromosomal replication initiator protein DnaA, translating to MPLSPKDVWKRILDEARRELTEQAVETWLSPAEPLSFDGANLVLGLPDEFAVKWNEAKHSAILAKIAEVVLGHAVGVSFRVPDDRRQRPQIDFFVAPPPEPITAPIRTTQSPLPLNERYTFDSFVIGKSNELAAAAAYAVAEAPGRTYNPLFIYGGTGLGKTHLMQAIAHAVIRKNPATRVTYIGAEHFINEVIEGIHGRTMPDLRRRYRSEIDLFLVDDVHFLEGKEATQEEFFHTFNTLYESQKQIVLTSDRAPKEMPGLEDRLVSRFGWGMVADVGMPDLEHRIAILRKKQEQDHLETTIPDDVLTFIAEHVYSNVRELEGSIIKLLLYASLRHREISVDLAREALADRIRPSQTTSDDRPKALPSIDKVQDVVARRWGVTPEGLRSKARIKSLTVPRQIAMYLAREVLNMQLVEIGQAFGGRDHSTVIHSVGKVQRELARDRGFRDRVDSARVELTSSVV from the coding sequence ATGCCGTTGTCCCCGAAAGACGTCTGGAAACGGATCCTCGATGAGGCCCGGCGCGAGCTCACCGAGCAAGCGGTCGAGACCTGGCTGTCGCCGGCTGAGCCCCTCAGCTTCGACGGGGCAAATCTCGTCCTCGGGCTCCCGGACGAATTTGCGGTCAAGTGGAATGAAGCCAAACACTCGGCTATCCTCGCCAAGATTGCTGAAGTCGTTTTAGGACATGCGGTTGGGGTAAGCTTTCGAGTGCCGGATGACCGGCGCCAACGCCCCCAGATTGATTTCTTCGTGGCGCCACCGCCCGAGCCGATCACCGCACCGATCCGGACCACCCAGTCACCCCTGCCCCTCAACGAACGGTACACGTTTGACTCCTTTGTCATCGGGAAGTCGAACGAGCTCGCGGCTGCGGCCGCCTACGCGGTGGCCGAAGCCCCGGGCCGGACCTACAATCCGCTGTTCATCTACGGGGGCACTGGGCTCGGCAAGACCCATTTGATGCAGGCCATTGCCCACGCCGTCATTCGGAAGAATCCTGCGACCCGGGTGACCTACATTGGAGCCGAGCATTTCATCAATGAGGTCATTGAAGGGATCCACGGGCGTACCATGCCCGATCTCCGGCGACGATATCGCAGTGAAATTGACCTGTTCTTGGTCGATGACGTCCACTTCCTCGAGGGTAAGGAAGCGACGCAAGAAGAGTTCTTTCATACGTTTAACACGTTGTACGAGTCCCAAAAACAAATCGTGCTGACCTCCGATCGGGCTCCGAAAGAAATGCCCGGCCTCGAAGATCGGCTAGTCAGCCGGTTCGGATGGGGCATGGTGGCCGACGTTGGGATGCCGGATCTCGAACATCGGATTGCCATTCTCCGCAAGAAGCAGGAACAAGATCACCTCGAAACGACGATACCTGACGACGTCCTCACGTTCATTGCCGAGCATGTCTACTCGAACGTCCGCGAGCTCGAGGGCTCGATCATCAAATTGTTGCTCTATGCCTCGCTTCGGCACCGGGAAATCTCCGTCGACCTGGCCCGCGAAGCCCTGGCCGACCGAATCCGGCCGAGCCAAACCACCAGTGACGACCGACCCAAGGCCTTGCCCTCGATCGATAAGGTGCAGGACGTAGTGGCCCGACGATGGGGGGTCACCCCGGAAGGTCTCCGTTCCAAGGCTCGGATCAAGAGTCTCACGGTGCCTCGGCAGATCGCCATGTACTTGGCCCGGGAGGTCCTCAATATGCAACTCGTCGAGATCGGGCAGGCGTTTGGGGGACGGGATCACTCGACCGTGATTCATAGCGTAGGCAAGGTCCAGCGAGAGTTGGCCCGTGATCGGGGATTCCGGGATCGCGTTGATTCCGCTCGAGTGGAGTTAACCTCATCGGTCGTGTGA
- the dnaN gene encoding DNA polymerase III subunit beta: MKFTITREKLHEGLGAVAASIPSKTTLPVLSNILVEATKDGLRLSGTDLDIAVSTIIPAQVDQEGATTLPARKLVEIVRELPSAAIRFTASGEQRVQIECGRSRFKLLGLSRDEFPAFPAVKFEGAWKVAANDLQKLIGHVAFAASTEESRPILNGVLWELRSDRMRMVATNGHRLARMDVPLKGSGQADLIVPPKALDQIRRLYKPEEEIEIARSDNHLGFRSAGTQVYTRLIEGPYPNYEQVIPKENDKIMTADKAALAAALRRMSIVASDQTHRIRMAFANGTCKLSVTTPDLGEAQEEMTVAYEGDPLEIGFNAAYVLEVLKYMPTDEVRMSFKAPERAATCEPVGWDDPASYLSLVMPLRLLD; encoded by the coding sequence ATGAAGTTCACGATTACGCGGGAAAAATTACACGAAGGCCTTGGAGCGGTTGCCGCCAGCATTCCATCCAAAACCACGCTGCCGGTGCTCTCCAATATCTTGGTCGAGGCCACGAAAGACGGTCTTCGGCTCTCGGGAACCGATCTCGATATTGCGGTCAGTACGATCATACCAGCCCAGGTGGACCAGGAGGGTGCTACAACCCTCCCAGCCCGAAAGCTGGTGGAGATCGTCCGCGAACTGCCGAGCGCCGCCATTCGGTTCACCGCCTCGGGGGAACAGCGGGTCCAAATCGAATGCGGCCGGTCGCGGTTCAAGCTTCTCGGGCTTTCGCGTGATGAATTTCCAGCCTTCCCGGCGGTTAAGTTCGAAGGGGCTTGGAAAGTGGCGGCCAACGACCTCCAGAAACTGATCGGACACGTGGCGTTCGCCGCCAGCACTGAGGAAAGCCGGCCGATTCTCAACGGCGTGCTCTGGGAGCTTCGAAGCGATCGGATGCGGATGGTAGCCACGAACGGGCACCGACTGGCCCGGATGGATGTCCCGTTGAAGGGCTCAGGTCAGGCGGACCTGATCGTGCCGCCGAAAGCCCTAGACCAAATTCGGCGGCTCTACAAACCCGAGGAGGAAATCGAGATCGCCCGGAGCGACAATCACCTCGGATTCCGATCAGCGGGTACCCAGGTGTACACCCGGCTTATCGAAGGCCCGTACCCGAACTATGAACAGGTTATTCCCAAGGAAAACGACAAGATCATGACGGCGGACAAAGCGGCCCTCGCGGCCGCCCTCCGTCGGATGAGTATCGTCGCCAGCGATCAAACCCACCGGATTCGGATGGCCTTCGCCAACGGGACTTGTAAGCTGTCGGTGACGACTCCAGATCTGGGCGAGGCCCAAGAGGAAATGACGGTCGCGTATGAGGGCGACCCGCTGGAAATCGGATTCAACGCGGCCTATGTGCTTGAGGTGCTCAAGTACATGCCGACCGACGAGGTCCGGATGAGCTTTAAAGCCCCAGAGCGGGCCGCGACCTGTGAACCGGTCGGTTGGGATGACCCGGCCAGCTATCTCTCGCTGGTGATGCCTTTACGGCTGTTGGATTAA
- a CDS encoding 50S ribosomal protein L34 — translation MQPSYRPRNRKRVNRHGFRARMATRWGRATLARRRKKGRRSLTISIPSKHGGS, via the coding sequence ATGCAGCCGTCATATCGCCCGCGGAATCGTAAGCGGGTCAACAGGCATGGTTTCCGGGCCCGGATGGCAACTCGCTGGGGTCGGGCTACGCTTGCGCGCCGACGTAAGAAGGGCCGCAGGAGCTTGACCATTTCGATTCCGTCCAAGCACGGCGGGAGCTGA
- the yidD gene encoding membrane protein insertion efficiency factor YidD has translation MGAIKDAGVLTAVFQWPRRGGAALIRGYQRFVSPAFPPRCRFSPSCSQYTLEAVERYGLVLGIWYGLKRLAKCHPFHPGGYDPLP, from the coding sequence ATGGGTGCAATCAAAGACGCCGGGGTCTTGACCGCGGTCTTTCAGTGGCCGCGTCGGGGTGGCGCGGCACTGATTCGCGGGTACCAGCGGTTCGTATCGCCCGCCTTTCCGCCCCGCTGTCGCTTCAGTCCCAGTTGCTCGCAGTACACACTCGAGGCGGTGGAACGTTATGGATTGGTTCTCGGGATTTGGTACGGGCTCAAGCGGCTCGCCAAGTGCCATCCGTTCCATCCGGGTGGGTATGATCCACTCCCTTAA
- the yidC gene encoding membrane protein insertase YidC, whose translation MDRRFVLAIVLMMVVLIVPPLFLKKPVRPVAKPSVTTVTPVAESPVASTQPVLTRPSLAPSDPGTTGYAEDTVVVQSALYQYRFSTRGGRLVGAALNDYRSMRKDEKGQRLEMFGPASQFLSLSLLVGRDTVSLSNLLFRPSAPQLDVTAGAEPSRLTFSATIDSTLALDLTYGFTPKDYRIDVRGSVRGLGPTGGTLLIGMGPGLRNTESDSVEHSREVGVVTRNASSELTHFAKLKPGEPTLLNGPFHWVALKSKYFVTGVLASDTGRAPPGRLGGVSALTNDRTHGTPEWADVSTSVGIGPNGDIGFSLYVGPMEYPRLQALGHGFDDVNPYGWAWLRPVIRPVAVGARWLLVWLHEKIGLAYGLALVVFGVGIRLVLWPLNQRAMRASMAMQAIQPVLKEIQDKHQKDPQRLQQEMFKVYKENNVNPFSGCWPVLLPWPILIALFFVFQNSIELRGQAFLWVPDLSRPDPLYIIPVLMAVSMFGVTKIGQMGMPVNPQMKMMLYFMPIMMLVLFLNFASGLNLYYAVQNLASIPQQWLVAQERVRRLPPTPPATPSVQAKGMSKR comes from the coding sequence ATGGATCGTCGATTCGTCTTGGCCATCGTCTTGATGATGGTCGTCTTGATCGTGCCGCCGCTGTTTCTCAAGAAACCCGTGCGCCCGGTGGCCAAACCGTCGGTGACCACAGTCACCCCGGTTGCCGAATCACCCGTGGCCTCGACGCAGCCGGTGCTGACTCGTCCAAGTCTTGCCCCTTCCGATCCGGGTACGACCGGTTACGCGGAGGACACGGTTGTCGTCCAATCCGCTTTGTATCAGTACCGGTTTTCGACGCGAGGCGGGCGGCTCGTGGGAGCGGCTCTGAACGACTATCGGTCGATGCGGAAAGACGAAAAGGGCCAGCGACTCGAGATGTTCGGGCCAGCCAGCCAGTTTCTGTCCCTGTCCTTGCTGGTCGGCCGGGATACGGTGTCGCTGTCGAACCTGCTTTTCCGCCCCTCCGCCCCGCAACTGGACGTCACGGCTGGGGCCGAGCCGAGCCGACTCACGTTTTCGGCGACGATCGACAGCACGCTGGCGCTCGACTTGACCTACGGGTTCACTCCCAAGGACTATCGGATCGATGTCCGTGGTTCGGTACGGGGCCTTGGGCCGACCGGCGGCACGTTGCTCATCGGGATGGGCCCCGGGCTTCGCAACACCGAATCGGACAGCGTCGAGCACTCACGTGAAGTCGGGGTCGTGACCCGTAATGCCAGTTCCGAGCTGACCCACTTCGCGAAACTGAAGCCCGGCGAGCCCACCCTGTTAAATGGACCGTTCCATTGGGTCGCGCTCAAGTCCAAATACTTCGTGACGGGCGTCCTCGCGTCTGACACCGGCCGGGCGCCGCCGGGACGGCTGGGCGGCGTGTCGGCGTTGACGAACGATCGGACCCATGGGACGCCGGAATGGGCCGATGTCTCGACCAGTGTCGGCATCGGGCCGAACGGCGATATCGGTTTTTCGCTGTATGTCGGACCGATGGAATACCCCAGGCTCCAAGCCCTCGGTCATGGCTTTGACGACGTCAACCCCTATGGCTGGGCCTGGCTTCGGCCGGTGATCCGACCGGTGGCTGTTGGAGCTCGGTGGCTTTTGGTCTGGCTCCACGAGAAAATTGGCTTGGCGTACGGATTGGCCCTGGTGGTGTTCGGGGTCGGCATCCGATTGGTACTCTGGCCGCTCAACCAGCGCGCCATGCGGGCCAGTATGGCGATGCAGGCCATTCAGCCGGTCCTGAAAGAGATTCAAGACAAGCACCAGAAGGATCCGCAACGCCTTCAGCAGGAAATGTTCAAGGTCTACAAGGAAAACAACGTCAACCCGTTCAGCGGTTGTTGGCCGGTGTTACTTCCGTGGCCGATCCTGATCGCGCTGTTCTTCGTGTTCCAGAACTCGATCGAGCTTCGGGGCCAAGCGTTCCTGTGGGTCCCGGATCTATCGCGGCCGGACCCCCTTTACATCATCCCGGTTCTGATGGCGGTGTCGATGTTCGGCGTCACCAAGATCGGCCAAATGGGAATGCCGGTAAATCCCCAGATGAAGATGATGCTGTACTTCATGCCGATCATGATGTTGGTGTTGTTTTTGAATTTCGCATCAGGGCTCAACCTGTACTATGCGGTTCAGAACCTGGCCAGCATTCCCCAGCAATGGCTGGTGGCGCAAGAACGGGTGCGACGGTTGCCGCCGACTCCGCCGGCAACGCCGTCCGTTCAGGCCAAGGGTATGTCCAAGCGCTGA
- the mnmE gene encoding tRNA uridine-5-carboxymethylaminomethyl(34) synthesis GTPase MnmE — MGGGDVLSDLIAALATPPGRSALAVVRLSGLGAFDVGRRVLCWPDDRLIRARQVELATAYSPSGHPVDQLMVTFFQAPASYTGEDLVEFSCHGGLLVPAQLLGVLCEAGARLAGPGEFTRRAVLNGKIDLLQAEAVGDLIDATTVAQGRGALRQLDGGLSRRLEVLRYNLTDLLALLSYDLDFPEEDDGPVERATVLGGLDAVVDAIRRLLETALIGERVRRGALVVLAGRPNAGKSSLFNAMLGSERALVNEAPGTTRDTIEADLDLTGWPIRLADTAGLRPSADRIEQMGIEVSRRYLAAADLVLLCVEAGRALNAEEAALAADPRTLLVRTKADLASSPGLAISAKSRVGLESLKTALVSRLFEGSQPLGDFEPMLTRERHRVSLEAALAALGDAKPHLAPTGDAVLVAHHVRRAVASLDELIGAIDVEEVLGLIFSRFCVGK; from the coding sequence ATCGGTGGTGGTGATGTGCTTTCCGATCTGATTGCGGCGCTGGCCACTCCGCCGGGCCGCTCGGCACTCGCCGTGGTTCGGCTGTCGGGACTCGGGGCCTTCGACGTGGGGCGTCGGGTTCTTTGTTGGCCAGATGACCGCCTGATTCGGGCCCGGCAGGTCGAACTGGCCACGGCTTATAGCCCGTCGGGCCATCCCGTCGATCAACTCATGGTCACGTTCTTCCAGGCTCCTGCCAGCTACACCGGTGAAGATCTGGTGGAGTTCAGTTGTCACGGGGGTTTACTGGTCCCGGCCCAACTACTCGGCGTCCTGTGCGAAGCCGGGGCCCGCCTTGCCGGTCCCGGGGAATTCACCCGCCGAGCGGTCCTGAACGGCAAAATCGATTTGCTCCAGGCAGAGGCTGTGGGCGACCTCATCGACGCCACGACCGTCGCGCAGGGTCGCGGCGCCCTGCGGCAGCTTGACGGAGGATTATCCCGCCGCCTCGAGGTCCTTCGGTACAACCTGACCGACCTCCTGGCCCTCCTCAGCTATGACTTGGACTTTCCAGAGGAAGACGACGGGCCGGTGGAACGAGCCACTGTTCTGGGTGGCTTGGACGCCGTTGTTGACGCGATTCGGCGCTTGTTGGAGACCGCCCTGATCGGCGAGCGGGTCCGGCGGGGCGCGTTGGTCGTCCTGGCCGGACGTCCGAACGCCGGCAAATCGTCGCTATTCAATGCGATGCTTGGATCGGAGCGAGCCCTGGTCAACGAAGCCCCCGGCACCACCCGCGACACCATCGAGGCGGACCTCGACTTGACCGGCTGGCCGATTCGGCTTGCCGACACGGCCGGCCTCCGACCGTCCGCGGATCGGATTGAGCAGATGGGCATCGAGGTAAGCCGGCGCTACTTGGCGGCAGCGGACCTGGTGTTGCTCTGCGTCGAGGCGGGTCGTGCCCTCAATGCGGAGGAAGCGGCTCTAGCTGCCGATCCGCGCACGTTGTTGGTTCGAACCAAGGCCGACCTTGCCTCGAGCCCGGGGTTGGCAATCTCAGCGAAGAGTCGGGTCGGGTTGGAGAGCCTCAAAACCGCGTTGGTCAGCCGATTGTTCGAGGGCAGCCAACCGCTTGGTGATTTCGAACCAATGTTGACCCGGGAACGCCACCGAGTGTCGCTGGAAGCTGCGCTCGCCGCGCTCGGGGACGCGAAGCCTCATCTTGCCCCCACGGGCGACGCGGTTCTAGTCGCCCATCACGTTCGCCGGGCGGTTGCTTCGTTGGATGAACTCATTGGGGCTATTGATGTTGAAGAGGTACTTGGCCTGATCTTCTCTCGCTTTTGCGTCGGGAAGTAA
- a CDS encoding monofunctional biosynthetic peptidoglycan transglycosylase, whose amino-acid sequence MASLVLGSLFWFWMFAVWPPPIWYRWNWPRQTAFMAMRGDQADSLARHGQRRRQAIDGTLPRLYDPVEFDRIATAVPQAVLIAEDHRFFEHGGVDFQAIRQALGYRREDFELKDPRDRTELRRVVGAAWSRRDRIRGASTITQQLAKNLYLSPSRNPLRKFKEALTAYRLEMAMSKTRILELYLNVVEFGPEVWGVEAAAQAYFGRSADRLTVEQAAALAGSLPFPLRSNPAFRSGRMRWRQQFILRRLRGEPIQVPDDGEPPEGKEPMEPDSTSSR is encoded by the coding sequence ATGGCGTCACTCGTCCTCGGATCACTTTTCTGGTTTTGGATGTTCGCCGTTTGGCCTCCGCCGATTTGGTACCGCTGGAACTGGCCCCGACAAACGGCCTTCATGGCGATGCGGGGTGATCAGGCCGATAGTCTCGCCCGTCACGGGCAGCGTCGGCGCCAAGCCATCGACGGCACCCTCCCAAGGCTCTACGATCCGGTCGAGTTTGATCGAATCGCAACGGCTGTCCCCCAAGCCGTTCTGATCGCCGAGGACCACCGCTTCTTCGAGCATGGCGGGGTTGATTTCCAGGCAATTCGACAAGCCCTTGGCTACCGCCGAGAGGATTTTGAACTGAAAGATCCCCGGGATCGGACTGAGCTTCGCCGAGTGGTTGGGGCGGCCTGGTCGCGGCGGGACCGAATCAGAGGAGCGAGCACGATTACTCAACAGCTGGCGAAAAACCTCTACCTTTCCCCGTCTCGCAACCCGCTTCGGAAGTTTAAAGAAGCCCTGACGGCCTATCGCCTCGAGATGGCGATGTCCAAGACCAGGATTCTCGAACTCTATCTGAATGTCGTGGAGTTCGGACCGGAAGTCTGGGGCGTCGAAGCCGCCGCCCAGGCCTACTTCGGCAGATCCGCTGATCGATTGACAGTGGAACAGGCGGCCGCCCTAGCCGGGTCACTTCCGTTTCCGCTCCGGTCGAATCCAGCCTTTAGATCCGGACGGATGCGGTGGCGGCAGCAATTCATCCTGCGCCGGCTGCGGGGTGAACCGATTCAGGTTCCGGACGACGGCGAACCGCCCGAAGGGAAAGAGCCGATGGAGCCCGACTCCACCAGCTCCCGATAG
- the rnpA gene encoding ribonuclease P protein component, producing MTTSEGFARRLRLASPNDVRRVMSRGRRHRTTHLEIAWLVNDAGHPRLGLIVPKFQSNAVARNRLRRQLKEIWRRGGLPHLGPIDIVVRTRPATYTARPSDLKAEVLGWVQSKTPGS from the coding sequence CTGACGACCTCCGAGGGTTTTGCCCGACGGCTTCGCCTGGCGTCGCCCAATGACGTCCGGCGAGTAATGAGTCGGGGCCGGCGCCACCGAACGACGCACCTCGAAATCGCTTGGCTAGTGAATGATGCGGGCCATCCAAGACTGGGATTGATCGTCCCGAAGTTCCAGTCGAATGCGGTGGCCCGTAATCGTTTGCGGAGGCAGTTGAAGGAAATTTGGCGGCGGGGGGGACTACCGCACTTAGGGCCGATCGACATTGTGGTACGGACCCGGCCGGCGACGTACACGGCACGGCCGAGTGACCTCAAAGCCGAGGTGCTCGGATGGGTGCAATCAAAGACGCCGGGGTCTTGA
- a CDS encoding CDGSH iron-sulfur domain-containing protein, with protein sequence MTDPTTIAVRPNGPYLIQGQIEIRDSEGNLLTPPVNNKAPGTVKLCACGRSLSKPFCDGSHNRP encoded by the coding sequence ATGACCGACCCCACCACCATCGCGGTCCGGCCAAACGGCCCGTACCTAATTCAGGGCCAGATCGAGATTCGGGATTCTGAGGGCAACCTCCTGACGCCTCCGGTCAACAACAAGGCCCCCGGAACGGTCAAGCTCTGCGCCTGCGGGCGGAGTCTGTCGAAGCCCTTCTGCGACGGATCGCACAACCGGCCCTGA
- a CDS encoding rhomboid family intramembrane serine protease: MVKEDGRTARLTPWVTRLIVFNGVVWVLLATVFTAPRFFAALQFDPEGFSARPWTALTYIFVHDNIFHLALSSLVLSLFGSPVERRLGGARFLASYLYCGVGAALLALGLAALVRVDPFSGSAGATFGVGLGCVLLWPAAEIRAVPIKAGSLFCGLIALDIAVGLAGTGGVAHLAHLGGALAGYVFFRLQTRASRQPTARPIPMARRPVVTPMRMREAASEREPTAPADHRRHEAKEEEVNQVLDKIAQLGIDSLTFQERKVLGDASERKRREQH, translated from the coding sequence ATCGTGAAGGAAGACGGCCGGACCGCCAGACTGACCCCTTGGGTCACCCGATTGATCGTTTTCAACGGGGTGGTCTGGGTGTTGTTGGCGACCGTATTCACCGCTCCCCGGTTCTTCGCGGCGCTGCAGTTCGACCCCGAAGGATTCTCCGCCCGGCCGTGGACGGCGCTCACTTATATCTTCGTTCACGACAACATCTTTCACCTCGCGCTGAGCAGTCTGGTCCTTTCCCTTTTCGGGTCGCCGGTCGAGCGTCGGCTCGGCGGGGCCCGGTTCCTTGCCAGTTACCTCTATTGTGGGGTCGGCGCCGCTCTTCTCGCCCTGGGACTCGCGGCCTTAGTTCGTGTCGATCCGTTTTCCGGCTCGGCCGGGGCCACCTTCGGCGTCGGTCTTGGTTGTGTGCTCCTGTGGCCCGCCGCTGAGATTCGGGCGGTCCCGATCAAGGCCGGATCTCTCTTCTGTGGCCTGATCGCCCTGGACATTGCCGTGGGTTTGGCGGGGACCGGTGGCGTCGCCCACCTCGCCCACCTCGGCGGCGCCCTCGCCGGGTACGTCTTCTTTCGCCTTCAGACCCGGGCGAGCCGCCAGCCGACCGCTCGACCGATCCCGATGGCCCGCCGCCCCGTCGTCACACCCATGCGAATGCGGGAAGCGGCCTCGGAGCGGGAGCCTACGGCTCCGGCAGATCATCGCCGCCATGAGGCGAAGGAAGAGGAGGTAAATCAAGTCCTCGACAAGATTGCCCAGCTCGGCATTGACAGCCTCACGTTCCAGGAGCGGAAGGTTTTGGGCGACGCATCGGAGCGAAAGCGGCGCGAACAGCACTGA